A single window of Aphidius gifuensis isolate YNYX2018 linkage group LG1, ASM1490517v1, whole genome shotgun sequence DNA harbors:
- the LOC122853540 gene encoding nuclear hormone receptor FTZ-F1 beta, with the protein MSERNGPTEGSGWWSPAQIWKTSSSTSSSITTSTTVASTSVITSRLSDTGKNVSVTTINVPQAQDVHDVKNIKYLGGQNGVTVSVVSSCGSPASTLTDHQLPENSSVDDDVEDSDGEVSKIDFRGVNLRTKKKRDSESECGITTTNNNNNVHHQQQQQQPERPMSWEGELSDHEMSSNTIMNQDHEETSMEGVQACSPSPVTPETQKYPIKPEPDYCSSPGLSSHEAVMPLSHSQHLQNHHHHHHIQNQQQQQHHHHHQLQQQQQHQHHHQQQQLHSQRDDQNQQNDLPLIVDKLLDNYNNTTPNHSPILNPRHHLTKHGHTRSQVPSPDSAIHSAYSVFSSPTQSPHAARHSALGSGSPIPSSTLSRQSFNNSTSSLSLSHSLSRNNSDASSSCYSYGSLSPPTHSPIQQPRHAQHHHQHHHHHQQHHQHHHHQQQQQQQQHHQQSQQQYHQQISQTGSPLHLPISSPSSSSSSTITNTYNNNSNNNQTDLSEQHDDQEDCKVPLASSGISTRQQLINSPCPICGDKISGFHYGIFSCESCKGFFKRTVQNRKNYVCLRGAICPVTVGTRKKCPACRFDKCLNMGMKLEAIREDRTRGGRSTYQCTYTIPANLIGNNNNNNNTNSLSGDKMTGGNCSPAPSGNEHYHSSGGSGGGGGGRHHWNNLNKLPVPQLLQEIMDVEHLWHYNDNDRASGSSSGGGNSNTANSASGPSSESLDIGNNNFEETKGTISTSDLSKATTETTTATTTTTPTSSSSTSTSNHDDDNSTNNNTTNLNPNTNSPDFLSNLCNIADHRLYKIVKWCKSLPLFKNISIDDQILLLINSWCELLLFSCCFRSMTTPGEIRVSLGKSITLEQARQLGLATCIERMLAFTDNLRRLKVDQYEYVAMKVIVLLTSDTSELKEPEKVRSSQEKALQALQQYTIGKFPDMPAKFGELLLRIPDLQRTCQAGKELLTQKRAEGEGCSFNLLMELLRGDH; encoded by the exons ATGTCGGAACGTAACGGGCCGACGGAGGGCTCGGGTTGGTGGTCACCAGCACAAATATGGAAaacttcatcatcaacatcatcatcaataacaacatcaacaacagttGCATCAACTTCAGTAATAACATCACGTTTATCAGATACAGGAAAAAATGTATcagtaacaacaataaatgtaCCCCAAGCACAAGATGTACACGAtg ttaaaaatataaaatatcttggTGGTCAAAATGGTGTAACAGTATCAGTGGTATCATCGTGTGGTAGTCCAGCATCAACATTAACAGATCATCAATTACCAGAGAATTCatcagttgatgatgatgttgaagaTAGTGATGGAGAAGtatcaaaaattgattttcGTGGTGTTAATCttcgtacaaaaaaaaaacgtgattcTGAATCTGAATGTggaataacaacaacaaataataataataatgtacatcatcaacaacaacaacaacaaccagaAAGACCAATGTCATGGGAAGGTGAATTATCTGATCATGAAATGTCATCAAATACAATTATGAATCAAGATCATGAAGAAACATCAATGGAAGGTGTACAAGCATGTAGTCCAAGTCCAGTAACACCAGAAACACAAAAATATCCAATTAAACCAGAACCTGATTATTGTTCAAGTCCTGGATTATCTTCTCATGAAGCTGTAATGCCACTTTCACATTCTCAACATttacaaaatcatcatcatcatcatcatatacaaaatcaacaacaacaacaacatcatcaccatcatcaattacaacaacaacagcagcatcaacatcatcatcaacaacaacaattgcaCTCTCAGCGAGACGatcaaaatcaacaaaatgatttaccattaattgttgataagtTGCtggataattataataatacaacaccAAATCACAGTCCAATATTAAATCCACGTCATCATTTAACAAAACATGGTCATACAAGATCACAAGTACCATCACCTGATTCAGCAATACATTCGGCATACAGTGTATTTTCATCACCAACACAAAGTCCTCATGCTGCACGTCATTCAGCTCTTGGTTCTGGTAGTCCAAtaccatcatcaacattatcacgtcaaagttttaataattcaacatcatcattatcattgtcaCATTCATTATCACGAAATAATTCTGATGCTTCAAGTAGCTGTTATAGTTATGGTTCTCTAAGTCCACCAACTCATTCACCTATTCAACAACCACGTCATgcacaacatcatcatcagcatcatcatcaccatcagcagcatcatcaacatcatcatcatcaacaacaacaacaacaacagcaacatcatcaacaatcacaacaacaatatcatcagCAAATATCACAAACTGGAAGCCCATTACATTTACCtatatcatcaccatcatcatcatcatcatcaacaataacaaatacttataataataatagtaataataatcaaacagATTTATCTGAACAACATGATGATCAAGAAGATTGTAAAGTACCTCTAGCCTCATCAGGCATATCAACAAGACAACAACTTATAAATAGTCCATGTCCAATATGTGGTGATAAAATAAGTGGTTTTCATTATGGTATATTTTCATGTGAATCATGTAAAGGTTTTTTTAAACGTACTGTACAAAATCGTAAAAATTATGTATGTCTTAGAGGAGCAATATGTCCAGTAACTGTTGGTACACGTAAAAAATGTCCAGCATGTCGTtttgataaatgtttaaatatggGAATGAAACTTGAAGCAATTAGAGAAGATAGAACACGTGGTGGTAGAAGTACATATCAATGTACATATACAATACCAGCAAATTtaattggtaataataataataataataatacaaatagtTTATCTGGTGATAAAATGACTGGTGGTAATTGTAGTCCAGCACCATCTGGTAATGAACATTATCATAGTAGTGGTGGTAGTGgaggtggaggtggtggtagACATCAttggaataatttaaataaattaccagtACCACAATTATTACAAGAAATAATGGATGTCGAACATCTTTGGCATTACAATGATAACGATCGTGCAAGTGGGAgtagtagtggtggtggtaataGTAATACTGCTAATAGTGCTAGTGGTCCTTCAAGTGAATCATTAGATAtcggtaataataattttgaagaaaCAAAAGGAACAATATCAACATCTGATTTATCAAAGGCAACAACAGAAACAACAACAGCGACGACAACAACAACTCCaacctcatcatcatcaacatcaacatcaaatcatgatgatgataattcaacaaacaataatacaacaaatttaaatcCAAATACAAATTCACCagattttctatcaaatttgtGCAATATTGCTGATCATagattatataaaatagtaaaatggtGTAAAAGTTTgccattatttaaaaatatatcaattgatgatcaaatattattacttattAATTCATGgtgtgaattattattattttcatgttgtTTTCGTAGTATGACAACACCTGGTGAAATACGTGTATCATTGGGTAAATCAATAACACTTGAACAAGCAAGACAATTGGGTTTAGCAACTTGTATTGAAAGAATGCTTGCTTTTACTGATAATTTAAGAAGACTAAAAGTTGATCAATATGAATATGTTGCCATGAAA gTAATTGTACTATTGACATCAGATACAAGTGAACTTAAAGAACCAGAAAAAGTACGTTCATCACAAGAAAAAGCACTTCAAGCATTACAACAATATACAATAGGAAAATTTCCAGATATGCCAGCTAAATttggtgaattattattacgaaTACCAGATCTTCAACGTACTTGTCAAGCTGGTAAAGAATTATTAACACAAAAACGAGCTGAAGGTGAAGGttgttcttttaatttattaatggaaCTTCTTCGAGGTGATCATTaa